The Zalophus californianus isolate mZalCal1 chromosome X, mZalCal1.pri.v2, whole genome shotgun sequence genome window below encodes:
- the LOC113930350 gene encoding zinc finger protein 772-like → MAEADAQRDPTRNIVTFEDVCIYFSPEEWELLDEAQKRLYCNVMLENFLLVTSLGLAISRYHLIPQRLPVREPVVPANVAIAPAEAGMVSGSHGPCHRVENEDSSSEQGVSVRESQVRILSMGPSIHKSPPCNMCDPILKDILHLSGQQGTSLGPQPHPCGSCGRTFWVTVNIDQIPKQESGEAVPWERKDQDSLVKSYRSCKSENGFTCKEDEKDFLASSGLFQNHATKDEKPCSGTQSEKALHTEEKDYKCSEGGKAFSTKGKCVQHQKIHSGEEPYECNDRGKSFVCNTNLQVHQRAHVGPRPNECAECGKSFIRKSHLIQHQSIHSGAKPYECSECGKAFGRKDTLIQHQKIHSGERPFMCSQCGKAFLRKDALAEHQKSHTRERSYECDRCGKFFSHSSYVKVHKRIHSGARPFVCCECGKAYISHPQLLQHMKVHTTARPMDEVNVGSSLVANPASSCTGDITSKPSLMCSANVGGSTEDPRTRLGT, encoded by the coding sequence ATGGCGGAGGCTGACGCACAGAGGGATCCCACCCGCAACATTGTAACCTTTgaagatgtgtgtatatacttCTCCCCAGAGGAGTGGGAGCTACTTGATGAGGCTCAGAAACGCCTGTACTGTAACGTGATGCTGGAGAACTTTCTCCTGGTGACTTCACTGGGACTTGCAATTTCCAGATATCATTTAATTCCCCAACGACTGCCAGTGAGAGAGCCCGTAGTTCCTGCAAATGTAGCCATAGCTCCAGCAGAGGCAGGGATGGTCTCGGGGAGCCATGGCCCTTGTCATAGAGTAGAGAATGAAGACTCATCTTCTGAGCAGGGAGTTTCTGTAAGAGAGTCACAGGTGAGAATTCTCAGCATGGGTCCTTCCATCCACAAGAGCCCCCCATGTAACATGTGTGACCCGATCTTAAAAGACATTTTGCATCTGTCTGGGCAGCAGGGAACATCCCTTGGGCCTCAACCACACCCATGTGGGTCATGTGGAAGAACCTTCTGGGTCACTGTCAACATTGACCAAATACCGAAGCAGGAGAGTGGAGAGGCAGTCCCTTGGGAAAGAAAGGACCAAGATTCCTTAGTGAAGAGCTACAGAAGCTGTAAGTCAGAGAACGGCTTCACTTGCAAGGAGGATGAGAAGGACTTCTTGGCCAGCTCTGGACTTTTCCAGAACCATGCCACCAAAGATGAGAAGCCATGCAGCGGCACTCAGTCTGAGAAAGCCCTTCACACTGAAGAGAAAGATTACAAGTGCAGTGAAGGTGGGAAAGCTTTTAGCACCAAAGGCAAGTGTGTTCAGCACCAGAAAATCCACTCTGGAGAAGAGCCTTATGAGTGTAATGATCGTGGGAAATCTTTCGTCTGCAACACCAACCTCCAAGTACACCAGAGAGCTCACGTGGGGCCAAGGCCTAATGAGTGTGctgaatgtgggaaatcttttatCAGAAAATCCCATCTTATTCAACACCAGAGCATACACAGTGGAGCAAAACCttatgagtgcagtgaatgtgggaaagcctttggCCGCAAAGACACACTTATTCAGCACCAAAAAATTCACAGTGGAGAAAGGCCTTTTATGTGCAGccaatgtgggaaagcctttctCCGCAAAGATGCACTTGCCGAGCACCAGAAAAGCCACACTAGGGAGAGGTCTTATGAGTGTGATAGATGTGGGAAATTCTTTAGCCACAGTTCCTACGTTAAAGTACATAAGAGAATTCACAGTGGAGCAAGGCCTTTTGTGTGctgtgaatgtgggaaagcctacATCAGTCATCCCCAGCTTCTTCAACACATGAAAGTTCACACCACAGCAAGGCCTATGGATGAAGTGAATGTGGGCAGTTCTCTGGTGGCAAATCCAGCTTCATCATGCACCGGAGACATAACATCAAAGCCAAGTCTTATGTGCTCAGCGAACGTGGGAGGGTCTACAGAAGACCCTCGCACCAGGCTTGGCACATAA